The Tripterygium wilfordii isolate XIE 37 chromosome 4, ASM1340144v1, whole genome shotgun sequence genome has a window encoding:
- the LOC119995810 gene encoding uncharacterized protein LOC119995810, translated as MSHTRPNVGEGSVQVKSVETSYVAQVVVQGDFSFPDYYKVEERGSSSPDPESSSDGGQEKEVRQERRKHMLVEKIEKYKDVDFVEPDGLSDEFEARLVVGGNFEPEVKDSELKNPSNLGKYFVLAKLKGDSKLAKLESKVGNGGDAGPSELVGMLNSASFGTSIAGGGSIRGVMPSALVPPLVKSQSVTKMENGEATDYVLKLFDEMPQTTCTHRLEALSVGVPVYCGSTMIGLANDMGHTKKKWDPGINEKFATYLSTPCSEFSKGEWDSFCGNHNVFDNMPLLNCPLYLYTFNIMLSPSLHVKQFDKVGFSPNKLQELVHNLRKLLLAKLTKALELDKSGIGMLDQYIHCSESFLENTDAKLMLERASHRNVQVTNEKLIFNEGIIRELLLEFYTSCLEQHKCWAAKEEERDRQIRNTTDMYATMESQHIGSHHSHQLKDHHCSLVWHIKDLIHMAWSLVRRSAQPQKYKQVVSRCNMKGDLGIRSVSKSEEHINDWYEELLCESIGVADLAVIGVLDNNRIPYPSNAFDKAHGSRCLIPWGAHDGFYMFEVDRVLRHGGYWVLFDPPINCKKNYKAWQSPKDELQEEQRKIKETGSLLCWEKKSEKGDIAIWQNSANADSCSKRQDDARFQSSRACVTRFLTMVSQETKFVEGRCTIFCDVFFSYIIEDNSPFKGCGEGVYIVMPCGLKGGAHRFQEGLGVGEKIVLIFDPGGILGLGMTGRDKVVTEAGKINSASQVMGREGAHKRLRWQRNLVELMSVQIQNIFLPFMVTWEACGSLLVARHEWLLWSVVLLVIYATRRLDFELASTWWDVIVVNGGISLSNYCFSSLFNRLCRSRGCCIRSWENGYKLSYLFFCCCNLEDKIAFEGNGYGTYQACGCQGQQEVGPTLTNCLCI; from the coding sequence ATGTCCCATACGCGACCGAATGTTGGTGAAGGATCCGTTCAGGTCAAATCTGTGGAGACTTCATATGTTGCTCAAGTCGTGGTGCAAGGGGATTTTTCATTCCCGGATTATTACAAAGTTGAGGAAAGAGGGTCTTCCTCTCCTGATCCAGAGTCATCTTCTGATGGTGGGCAAGAGAAAGAAGTGCGGCAAGAACGACGGAAGCACATGCTTGTCGAGAAAATCGAGAAATATAAGGATGTCGATTTCGTTGAACCGGATGGTTTATCGGATGAATTCGAAGCCCGACTTGTGGTTGGTGGAAATTTTGAGCCAGAAGTTAAGGATTCTGAGTTGAAGAATCCTTCAAACTTAGGTAAATATTTTGTTCTTGCAAAGTTAAAAGGTGATTCGAAGTTAGCTAAATTGGAGAGTAAAGTTGGAAATGGTGGTGACGCTGGGCCATCTGAGTTGGTTGGTATGTTGAATTCGGCCAGCTTCGGTACTTCTATAGCTGGTGGAGGAAGCATTAGGGGTGTAATGCCGTCAGCTTTGGTGCCGCCACTGGTGAAGTCGCAGTCGGTGACCAAGATGGAGAATGGTGAAGCAACTGACTATGTCTTAAagttgtttgatgaaatgccacAAACAACCTGCACACATAGGTTAGAAGCTTTATCAGTGGGTGTTCCAGTATATTGTGGATCAACAATGATTGGTCTCGCAAATGATATGGGGCATACAAAGAAGAAATGGGATCCAGGTATCAATGAGAAATTTGCAACTTATCTTTCCACACCATGTTCTGAATTTTCAAAAGGAGAATGGGATAGTTTTTGTGGCAACCACAATGTGTTCGACAATATGCCGTTATTAAACTGCCCACTCTATTTATACACTTTTAACATCATGCTATCACCTTCCTTACATGTCAAACAATTTGATAAGGTTGGCTTTTCTCCTAACAAGTTGCAAGAACTTGTGCATAATCTGCGGAAGCTCTTATTGGCGAAGCTTACTAAAGCTTTAGAACTTGATAAAAGTGGCATTGGGATGTTGGACCAATATATACATTGTTCTGAATCTTTTCTAGAGAACACCGATGCAAAGTTAATGCTTGAGAGAGCTAGTCATAGAAATGTCCAAGTCACCAATGAAAAGCTGATTTTTAATGAAGGGATTATTAGGGAGCTTCTCTTGGAGTTCTACACAAGCTGTTTAGAGCAGCATAAGTGCTGGGCTGctaaggaagaagagagagaccGACAGATCAGGAACACTACTGATATGTACGCTACAATGGAGTCTCAGCACATAGGGAGCCACCATAGTCACCAGCTCAAAGACCATCATTGCAGTTTGGTCTGGCATATTAAGGATCTTATTCATATGGCTTGGTCATTGGTAAGACGATCTGCTCAGCCACAGAAGTACAAGCAAGTTGTTAGCAGGTGTAATATGAAAGGGGACCTTGGGATTAGGAGTGTTAGCAAGTCAGAAGAGCATATTAATGATTGGTATGAAGAGCTATTGTGTGAGTCTATTGGTGTTGCCGATCTTGCTGTCATTGGTGTTCTTGATAATAATAGGATACCATATCCATCTAATGCTTTTGACAAGGCCCATGGTTCTCGTTGTTTAATTCCATGGGGAGCACATGATGGGTTTTACATGTTTGAAGTTGACCGAGTTCTTAGACATGGTGGTTACTGGGTTCTTTTTGATCCCCCAATCAATTGCAAGAAGAATTACAAAGCATGGCAGAGTCCCAAAGATGAACTTCAGGAGGAACAGAGAAAGATTAAAGAAACTGGATCACTTCTATGTTGGGAAAAGAAGTCTGAGAAGGGTGACATTGCTATTTGGCAAAACAGTGCAAATGCGGATTCATGCAGTAAAAGACAAGATGATGCTAGATTTCAGTCTTCTCGAGCTTGTGTCACTAGATTTTTGACAATGGTATCTCAAGAAACCAAGTTCGTGGAAGGCAGATGTACCATATTTTGTGATGTTTTCTTTAGCTACATTATTGAGGACAATAGTCCTTTCAAGGGGTGTGGAGAAGGGGTGTACATTGTAATGCCATGTGGGCTTAAAGGTGGAGCTCATAGGTTTCAAGAAGGTTTAGGTGTTGGTGAAAAGATAGTCTTGATCTTTGATCCTGGAGGTATTCTTGGCCTAGGAATGACTGGCAGGGACAAGGTAGTCACAGAGGCTGGAAAAATTAATAGTGCTTCACAAGTTATGGGTAGAGAGGGTGCCCACAAAAGATTGAGATGGCAAAGAAATTTGGTCGAATTAATGAGCGTGCAAATCCAGaacatttttcttccttttatgGTCACTTGGGAAGCTTGTGGCTCCTTATTGGTGGCAAGACATGAGTGGTTACTTTGGTCGGTGGTTCTGTTGGTCATCTATGCAACAAGGCGCTTAGATTTTGAGTTGGCTTCAACGTGGTGGGATGTCATAGTTGTAAATGGTGGCATTTCTCTCTCAAATTATTGCTTCTCGTCTCTGTTCAACAGATTGTGTAGGAGCCGTGGCTGTTGCATACGTTCTTGGGAAAATGGCTATAAATTATCCTACCTATTCTTTTGCTGCTGCAATCTTGAGGACAAGATTGCATTTGAAGGAAATGGGTATGGTACGTATCAAGCCTGTGGATGCCAGGGTCAACAAGAAGTGGGGCCCACATTGACTAATTGCTTGTGTATTTAG